The Lycium barbarum isolate Lr01 chromosome 10, ASM1917538v2, whole genome shotgun sequence genome includes a region encoding these proteins:
- the LOC132615734 gene encoding vetispiradiene synthase 2-like produces the protein MGSTAVVNHEEEIVRPVANFSPSLWGDRFHSFSIDNEVAQKYAQEIEALKEQTRSMLLATGQNLAETLNLIDTIERLGIAYHFEKEIDEILGQIYSENTSFEGDEYNDLCTFALQFRLLRQHGYNISPKIFSKFQGGNGKFEESLASDVLGLLSLYEASHVRTHGEDILEDALTFSTTHLESAAPQLKSPLKEQVEHALEQSLHKGIPRVETQFFISSIYEKEKSKNDVLVRFAKLDFNLLQMLHKQELAEVSRWWKDLDFVTTLPYARDRAVECYFWTVGVYFEPQYSQARVMLAKTIAMISIVDDTFDAYGIVKELETYTDAIQRWDISEIDRLPDYMKISYKALLDLYEDYEKELSGDGRSHVVYHAKERMKEIVRNYNVEAKWFIEGYMPPVSEYLSNALATSTYYLLTTTSYLGMKSATEQDFEWLAKNPKILEANVTLCRVIDDIATYEVEKSRGQIATGIECYMRDYGVSTEEAMVKFHEMAETAWKDVNEGILRPAPVSAEILTRILNLSRIIDVTYKHNQDGYTHPEKVLKPHIIALLVDSIEI, from the exons ATGGGCTCAACTGCAGTTGTGAACCATGAAGAAGAGATTGTTCGCCCTGTTGCCAATTTCTCTCCTAGTCTATGGGGTGATCGTTTCCATTCTTTCTCCATTGACAATGAG GTTGCACAAAAGTATGCTCAAGAGATTGAAGCATTGAAGGAACAAACAAGGAGTATGTTGTTAGCTACTGGACAAAATTTGGCTGAGACATTGAATTTGATTGACACTATTGAACGTCTTGGTATAGCCTACCATTTTGAGAAAGAAATTGATGAGATCCTGGGACAGATTTACAGTGAGAATACAAGCTTTGAGGGTGATGAATATAATGATTTATGCACTTTTGCTCTTCAATTTCGATTACTTAGGCAACACGGTTATAACATCTCTCCTA AAATTTTCAGCAAATTCCAAGGTGGAAATGGAAAATTCGAGGAGTCTCTTGCTAGTGATGTCCTTGGATTATTGAGCTTGTATGAAGCTTCACATGTGAGGACTCATGGTGAAGATATCTTAGAAGATGCACTCACATTTTCCACTACTCATCTTGAGTCCGCAGCTCCACAGTTGAAATCTCCTCTGAAAGAGCAAGTGGAACATGCCCTTGAGCAATCTTTGCACAAAGGCATTCCTCGAGTTGAGACCCAATTCTTCATCTCATCAATCTATGAGAAGGAGAAATCGAAGAATGATGTGTTAGTTAGATTTGCCAAATTGGATTTCAACTTGCTTCAGATGTTGCACAAACAAGAACTTGCTGAAGTATCAAGGTGGTGGAAAGATTTGGATTTCGTGACAACACTTCCATATGCAAGAGATAGAGCAGTTGAATGTTATTTTTGGACTGTTGGAGTATATTTTGAGCCTCAATATTCTCAAGCCCGTGTCATGCTTGCTAAGACCATAGCTATGATTTCAATCGTTGATGATACCTTTGACGCTTATGGTATAGTTAAAGAACTTGAAACATATACAGATGCCATACAAAG GTGGGATATTAGCGAAATTGATCGTCTCCCTGATTACATGAAAATCAGTTATAAAGCTCTTCTAGATCTTTATGAGGATTACGAAAAGGAATTATCTGGTGATGGAAGATCTCATGTTGTCTATCATGCAAAAGAAAGA ATGAAAGAAATAGTGAGGAACTATAATGTCGAGGCAAAATGGTTTATTGAAGGATATATGCCACCTGTTTCTGAATACCTAAGTAATGCTTTAGCAACTAGCACCTATTACTTGCTCACGACAACATCGTATTTGGGCATGAAGTCTGCTACAGAGCAGGACTTTGAGTGGTTGGCAAAGAATCCTAAAATTCTTGAAGCTAATGTGACACTATGCCGAGTTATTGATGACATAGCCACATACGAG GTTGAGAAAAGTAGGGGACAAATTGCTACAGGAATTGAATGCTACATGAGAGATTATGGTGTATCAACGGAAGAGGCAATGGTTAAATTTCATGAAATGGCTGAGACAGCGTGGAAGGATGTTAATGAAGGAAttcttaggccggctcccgtcTCTGCCGAAATTTTAACCCGAATTCTCAATCTTTCTCGCATCATTGATGTCACATATAAGCACAATCAAGATGGATACACACATCCCGAGAAAGTTCTAAAACCTCACATTATTGCCCTACTTGTGGACTCCATTGAAATTTAA